The following proteins are co-located in the Flavobacterium sp. CECT 9288 genome:
- a CDS encoding tetratricopeptide repeat protein — protein sequence MNLKKSALLFVFALASGKAVAQNNSGVKTENFLKELATNGCLCIDSISTYNKSKVDLAKDVSVCINKQASALQMGSKIMKLNDQVKNATEVDRKQEVNIEMNLNEDSKEYKKYYYELERYMMVNCSSLKDKIASNDKVNIKSYSDDKKAASWYSKGLDESKKENFKKAAEYFEKAVKEDPEFAFAWDNLGLNYRRLNEFDKAIAAYKKSIAIDPKGTMPLQNLAIVYQYKNEFQNAIDTYQQLAVIDNQNPEIYYGIGNIYANNLNDPEKGLENMCKAYTLYVEQKSPYRTDAEKIIGMIYVTMKKQGNEAKFDAILKANNISQN from the coding sequence GTGAACTTAAAAAAATCAGCCCTACTATTTGTTTTTGCCCTTGCAAGTGGCAAAGCAGTCGCACAAAACAACAGCGGCGTTAAAACCGAAAATTTTTTAAAAGAACTCGCTACAAATGGTTGCTTGTGTATCGATTCGATTTCGACATATAACAAATCAAAAGTAGATCTCGCAAAAGATGTAAGTGTATGCATCAACAAGCAGGCTTCGGCTTTGCAAATGGGTAGCAAAATCATGAAATTAAATGACCAAGTAAAAAACGCTACCGAAGTTGATCGTAAACAAGAAGTCAATATTGAAATGAATCTCAATGAAGATTCAAAAGAATACAAAAAGTACTATTACGAGCTGGAACGCTACATGATGGTAAATTGCTCCTCACTCAAGGATAAGATTGCGAGTAATGATAAAGTCAATATCAAATCCTATTCGGATGATAAAAAAGCGGCCAGCTGGTATTCGAAAGGTTTAGACGAATCGAAAAAAGAAAATTTCAAAAAAGCCGCTGAATATTTTGAAAAAGCAGTTAAAGAAGATCCTGAATTTGCTTTTGCTTGGGACAATTTAGGCTTGAACTACAGACGACTCAATGAATTTGATAAAGCCATTGCTGCTTACAAAAAATCGATAGCCATTGATCCAAAAGGAACTATGCCTTTGCAAAATTTAGCTATTGTTTATCAATACAAAAACGAATTTCAAAACGCGATTGACACCTACCAACAATTAGCAGTAATTGACAATCAAAATCCGGAGATTTATTACGGTATCGGAAACATTTACGCCAACAATTTAAACGACCCAGAAAAAGGTTTGGAGAACATGTGCAAAGCCTACACTTTATATGTAGAACAAAAATCTCCTTATCGAACTGATGCTGAAAAAATCATCGGAATGATTTACGTAACAATGAAAAAACAAGGAAACGAAGCTAAGTTTGACGCAATTTTAAAAGCCAATAACATATCACAAAATTAA
- a CDS encoding DUF4440 domain-containing protein has translation MNTRNTIILMLFFNSIAFGQVSNDTHKKQIEKLVIESFDEIWSKLEPKNIEKYYTKDFLLLEHGEVWNNDTIAKYLKKGKLNLPMPKRVNTIEIIDIKVTNKTAWVAYHNYATISVEDKIIRKAHWLESATAILTDKGWKFDMLHSTRVKSE, from the coding sequence ATGAACACACGTAACACCATAATTTTGATGCTGTTTTTTAATTCGATAGCATTCGGTCAAGTTTCAAATGATACCCACAAAAAACAGATTGAAAAACTAGTAATCGAATCGTTTGATGAAATATGGTCCAAATTAGAACCTAAAAACATTGAGAAATACTACACCAAAGATTTCCTGCTTTTGGAACACGGCGAAGTATGGAATAACGACACTATTGCAAAGTATTTAAAAAAAGGTAAACTTAATTTACCCATGCCAAAACGAGTAAATACTATTGAAATTATTGACATCAAAGTTACCAACAAAACGGCTTGGGTGGCCTACCACAACTATGCAACCATTTCTGTTGAGGATAAAATTATTAGAAAAGCACATTGGCTGGAAAGTGCAACGGCCATTTTAACCGATAAAGGCTGGAAGTTTGATATGTTACATTCTACTAGAGTAAAAAGTGAGTAA